The following proteins come from a genomic window of Montipora foliosa isolate CH-2021 chromosome 2, ASM3666993v2, whole genome shotgun sequence:
- the LOC137991642 gene encoding scavenger receptor cysteine-rich type 1 protein M160-like: MLPLQKVAFEPPLGLLLWVVILTWTFQGAFGCPEDPSLYFIDQHSINCIDLKTYNYTFHHVNVKTVKTGFTDTGAIDIHHEKGIIFWSDYAQFTINSMDLVTGETRVLIRDDLGEVDGLACEWESELLYWTDYLFERIEVAKIDGSYRKTLFTKEVYNPRGIAVDPKSGYMFWTDWGLTDPKIERAYLSGNHRINIFPLGYSWFYVFFPMSVVIDYDAERIYWMDAYDNYIDSADLDGQNVDTIHYISENIFPADLALYGDNLYWVDWNSQSIQWFNRTRPLLMQNFGHLSDVLLTGVVVSDESRQPVASQMHSPPCRGVNNSGCSHLCLLEPRGYKCACPNGLQLRAEDNMTCEDGPSAPPPPPVPELVIRLRGSDYSHEGRVEVYYQGQWGTICDDHWGFREATVVCRMLNYSAASYAVRYAYFGEGDYSSPIWLDNVKCRGDEQTIAACTHRGWNNHDCSHYEDAGVICLNGSVPLSESPTLSPGPHPELRVRLRDGPTSNQGRVELYLNGTWGTVCDDYWGIDEANVICRMLGFSQGAWSTHCCSWYDDYSTPSQIWLDNVHCVGDETSIAQCRHGGWGSHNCYHAEDVGVVCKYTPQSSDQIVRLADGFRPGEGRVEVLHDGYWGTVCDDYWDLNDAQVVCRQLGHGRAHLAPKYSLFGVGNGHIWLDNVHCIGNESSIVDCPHNGWNDHNCIHHEDASVICSNLTIENFDTSKDFLLACERGRRVCYMMSLPLQKHLLPSILPVSFFNSPIGVSYDPRERQIYWTEEIGNIRRSGLNDSLPQLVLSGLGQPMGIEIDSLGRNIYFAEESQNKIRVKGINSPFITTLADVDTPQGIALDSSSGLMYFSSVGPIVTIYKADMDGGNIMALANFTRTVQTFIDLVLDKPGNRLIFSDQENDLIRYIHLGTLEVRTLFSGNLHGPRGLAFYNNTIFWTAEGDGEFSGTIFMAKATSGSMPEMMVDGFSNPSGIYAFNSSASQAPEQSACFNNGGCSQLCVLNPSGRTCMCEIGMKIGEDGTSCDLDDVVFVADSYYQQINYSPLTTDDILIRDLMLLNLTYPNGIDFDPYNHYIYWTDTYRGEVQRSSIYGVNQTVIRSGVSSPSGLALDLVAGNVYWINAGNLTIEVTNLNGKNSKVLVQNLGQSPSDIALDTKRGLLYWSDHGFIESTHMDGEFRRKVVYLRTESGYEYDAQGLALDAERNKIYFVSYWLSSLLYVDLSLPGLGVPQTMLTSFWLFWVPRDVEVDDQFVYWNEYIFENVYRINKTEFDGNLEIIANGMYSPRGMVINKGDPKPRTRHPCVDICSHICLIKPGGYRCACPDDNDGSCVESVHVPVANADGSYRKTLFYTNVYNPRGIAVDPKSGYMFWTDWGLIDPKIERADLTGENREENFFPLGYSWYYVFTPMSVVIDYEAERIYWMDAYDNYIDTADLNGTNVDTIHFIGENIFPADLALYGDNLYWVDWNSQSIQWINKTRPLLMFNFGHLTNGFLTGAVVAHESRQPIEYGSVHSCLINNGGCSHLCLLAPNREFKCACPNGASLLNDQRTCSTVTQPTPPPPVPDIMVRLRGSNSPNEGRVEIHHQGQWGTVCDDHWGFREATVVCRMLNFTGAQYAVRQAYFGEGNASYPIWLDNVKCRGDEESIAACRYRGWDMHDCSHYEDAGVICYNGSIPPTEGPTLAQGPHPELRVRLRDGPTSNQGRVELYLNGTWGTICDDYWGIEEADVICRMLGYSEGAWSTHCCSWYVGWSTPAQIWLDDVHCAGGEESIAECRHGGWGSHNCYHGEDVGVVCKYTPPAAPDQIVRLADGYRPGEGRLEIFHDGHWGTVCDDYWDLHDAQVVCRQLGHGRAHLAPKYSLFGVGNGHIWLDNVHCLGNESSIVDCPHNGWNDHNCIHYEDASVVCSNVTAENLAVSNDFLLACEEGRRVCYVMSLPLQQHATPPMLPPDLFYSPVGVSYDPFEKLMYWTDTNGNIRKSHLNDSLPQYVLPRPMRQPMGLDIDIVARNIYVAEEGGNKIRVIAINGSDLADLIDVDSPQGIALDSLSGVMYFSSVGADVKIYKADMDGKNQVVLANFPKTAPTLVDVALYKPGKRLFFSDQYNNLIRYIELETLEGRTFSSGTHHPRFLTVYNHTLFWTADGDGQFSGTIFMAKATGGSMPEMMIDGFWNPSGIYAFNSNASQGTVFSSISTEKPP; encoded by the exons ATGTTGCCGCTCCAAAAGGTGGCTTTTGAGCCACCATTGGGATTGCTTCTTTGGGTGGTAATCTTAACATGGACCTTTCAAG GTGCCTTTGGCTGTCCGGAGGATCCCAGCTTGTACTTCATTGACCAGCACAGTATCAACTGTATTGACCTGAAGACATACAATTACACCTTCCACCATGTCAATGTTAAGACTGTGAAGACGGGTTTTACAGACACTGGAGCAATAGACATCCACCATGAGAAAGGCATAATATTTTGGAGCGACTACGCCCAATTTACTATCAACAGTATGGATCTTGTTACTGGCGAAACCAGG GTACTTATACGAGATGACCTGGGAGAGGTGGATGGACTGGCCTGTGAATGGGAAAGTGAATTGCTGTACTGGACTGATTACCTGTTTGAGAGGATAGAAGTAGCAAAGATTGACGGAAGTTATAGGAAAACCTTGTTTACGAAGGAAGTTTATAACCCTCGAGGAATTGCCGTAGATCCTAAGTCAGG GTACATGTTCTGGACAGACTGGGGCCTAACAGATCCAAAAATAGAGCGAGCCTATTTAAGTGGCAATCATCGAATAAATATATTTCCCTTGGGCTACAGTTGGTTCTATGTGTTCTTCCCTATGAGTGTGGTCATTGACTATGACGCCGAACGCATTTATTGGATGGATGCATATGATAACTACATAGACTCAGCAGACCTTGATGGCCAAAACGTTGACACTATACACTACATCAGTGAAAACATTTTCCCTGCTGATCTTGCCTTATATGGTGACAATCTTTATTGGGTTGACTGGAACAGCCAAAGTATTCAGTGGTTTAACAGAACACGTCCACTGCTGATGCAGAACTTTGGCCATCTCTCGGATGTTCTTTTAACAGGCGTTGTAGTCTCAGATGAGTCAAGACAACCAGTTG CGTCACAGATGCACAGTCCTCCATGCCGTGGTGTAAACAACAGTGGCTGCAGTCATCTGTGTTTATTGGAGCCCAGAGGATACAAATGCGCATGCCCAAATGGTTTACAGCTGAGAGCCGAAGACAACATGACCTGTGAAG ATGGCCCGTCAGCTCCACCTCCTCCACCAGTGCCAG AACTTGTGATACGTCTTAGAGGTTCCGACTACTCTCATGAAGGCCGCGTCGAGGTTTATTATCAGGGACAATGGGGAACAATCTGTGATGATCATTGGGGATTCAGAGAGGCCACAGTTGTATGCAGAATGCTTAATTATTCCGCGGCAAGCTATGCCGTCAGGTACGCTTATTTTGGGGAAGGTGACTATTCGTCCCCGATCTGGTTGGACAATGTCAAATGCCGTGGTGATGAACAAACCATCGCAGCCTGCACGCATCGTGGATGGAATAACCATGATTGTAGTCATTACGAGGATGCGGGAGTGATTTGCCTCAACGGCTCCGTTCCACTGTCAGAAA GTCCAACCTTATCACCTGGCCCCCATCCCG agTTAAGAGTCCGTTTGAGGGATGGACCAACGTCTAATCAAGGACGAGTAGAGTTGTACCTTAATGGAACCTGGGGAACTGTCTGCGACGACTACTGGGGAATAGATGAGGCAAACGTGATATGTCGCATGCTGGGTTTTTCGCAAGGGGCATGGAGCACTCATTGTTGTTCCTGGTATGATGATTACTCCACTCCAAGTCAAATATGGCTCGATAATGTTCATTGTGTGGGTGATGAAACGAGTATCGCTCAGTGCCGTCATGGCGGATGGGGAAGTCACAATTGCTATCATGCGGAAGACGTCGGAGTGGTCTGCAAGTATACTCCGCAAAGCTCAG ATCAAATTGTGAGGCTAGCTGATGGCTTTAGACCCGGAGAAGGAAGAGTAGAGGTTCTCCACGATGGATACTGGGGAACTGTGTGCGATGATTACTGGGATCTTAATGACGCACAAGTCGTTTGTCGTCAACTTGGTCACGGAAGAGCTCATCTTGCTCCGAAATACAGCTTGTTTGGCGTTGGAAATGGACATATATGGTTGGATAACGTGCATTGTATTGGCAATGAAAGCTCCATTGTGGATTGTCCCCATAATGGATGGAATGACCACAACTGTATCCACCATGAAGATGCATCTGTAATTTGCTCGAATCTGACGATTGAAAACTTCG ATACTTCCAAAGACTTCTTGCTTGCATGTGAAAGAGGTCGCCGAGTGTGCTACATGATGTCATTGCCATTGCAAAAGCATTTACTTCCCTCGATTCTTCCAGTTTCCTTTTTCAACTCTCCAATCGGAGTATCGTACGATCCAAGAGAAAGACAAATTTACTGGACCGAAGAAATTGGAAACATTCGACGATCCGGCTTGAACGACAGCCTTCCTCAACTAGTGTTGTCAGGGCTAGGACAACCTATGGGTATAGAGATTGACAGCCTAGGGAGGAACATATATTTTGCTGAAGAGAGCCAAAATAAAATCAGAGTTAAAGGAATCAACAGTCCTTTTATAACAACCCTAGCTGACGTAGATACACCCCAAGGAATAGCTTTGGATAGCTCTTCAGG GTTGATGTATTTTTCTTCAGTTGGTCCAATCGTGACAATATATAAAGCAGATATGGATGGTGGAAACATAATGGCTCTTGCCAATTTCACCAGAACTGTACAGACATTCATTGACTTGGTTTTAGATAAGCCCGGCAACCGACTGATCTTTTCTGATCAAGAAAATGATCTGATACGATACATTCACCTGGGTACTCTTGAGGTTCGCACACTCTTCTCTGGAAACCTTCATGGTCCTCGAGGCCTTGCATTTTACAACAATACTATTTTCTGGACTGCTGAGGGTGACGGGGAGTTTTCGGGAACTATATTCATGGCCAAGGCGACTAGCGGGAGTATGCCGGAAATGATGGTTGATGGATTCTCGAATCCATCTGGTATATACGCTTTTAACTCCAGTGCGTCTCAAGCACCAG AGCAATCTGCCTGCTTCAACAATGGAGGGTGCTCTCAGTTGTGTGTGTTGAATCCCAGTGGCCGAACGTGCATGTGCGAGATAGGAATGAAGATCGGCGAAGATGGGACATCAT GTGATTTGGATGATGTCGTATTCGTTGCCGACTCCTATTACCAACAAATCAACTATTCTCCGTTAACTACCGATGACATCCTGATCCGAGACCTGATGTTATTGAACTTAACCTATCCAAACGGAATAGACTTTGATCCATACAATCATTACATATACTGGACAGATACTTATCGCGGTGAAGTTCAGCGTAGTTCTATTTATGGTGTGAACCAGACTGTCATTCGTTCTGGGGTTTCTTCTCCTTCTGGCTTGGCCCTAGATCTCGTGGCGGGAAATGTTTATTGGATAAATGCAGGCAATCTGACAATCGAAGTTACGAACCTTAATGGAAAAAATTCAAAGGTGTTGGTTCAAAATCTGGGCCAATCGCCTTCCGACATCGCCTTGGATACAAAACGAGG GTTGCTGTATTGGTCGGATCATGGATTTATTGAAAGCACCCACATGGACGGAGAATTTAGAAGGAAGGTTGTTTACTTGAGAACTGAATCGGGGTATGAATACGATGCTCAGGGTCTTGCGTTGGAtgctgaaagaaataaaatttattttgtcagttactGGCTTTCAAGTTTGCTGTACGTTGACCTTAGTTTACCTGGACTTGGTGTTCCTCAAACTATGCTTACAAGCTTTTGGCTCTTCTGGGTTCCTCGTGATGTTGAGGTTGACGATCAATTTGTTTATTGGAATGAATacatttttgaaaatgtgtATCGGATCAATAAGACGGAGTTTGATGGCAATTTGGAAATCATAGCTAATGGAATGTACAGTCCCAGAGGAATGGTAATCAACAAAGGCGATCCTAAACCACGCA cTCGTCATCCTTGTGTTGACATTTGTAGTCATATTTGTCTAATAAAGCCAGGAGGTTATAGATGCGCATGTCCTGACGACAACGATGGCAGTTGTGTTGAGAGCGTCCATGTGCCTG TGGCGAATGCTGACGGAAGCTACAGAAAGACGTTGTTTTATACAAACGTGTACAACCCACGTGGAATTGCGGTGGATCCAAAGTCCGG GTACATGTTCTGGACCGACTGGGGTTTAATAGATCCAAAAATAGAGCGAGCCGATTTAACTGGCGAAAATcgagaagaaaatttctttcCCTTGGGCTATAGCTGGTACTATGTGTTCACCCCCATGAGTGTGGTCATCGACTATGAAGCCGAACGCATTTACTGGATGGATGCATATGATAACTACATCGATACTGCAGACTTGAATGGAACTAACGTTGACACTATACACTTCATCGGCGAGAACATCTTTCCTGCTGATCTTGCCTTATATGGTGACAATCTTTATTGGGTTGACTGGAACAGCCAAAGTATTCAGTGGATCAACAAAACACGGCCTCTGTTGATGTTTAATTTTGGCCACCTCACTAATGGCTTTTTGACGGGAGCAGTGGTCGCTCATGAGTCAAGACAACCAATTG AATATGGAAGTGTGCACTCATGTCTTATAAATAACGGTGGCTGCAGTCATCTTTGCCTTCTGGCTCCAAATCGCGAATTCAAGTGCGCCTGCCCCAATGGTGCATCATTGCTGAATGACCAAAGAACATGCAGTACTG TGACCCAACCGACTCCGCCTCCCCCAGTCCCAG ATATCATGGTGCGTCTTAGAGGTTCCAACTCGCCCAATGAAGGCCGCGTTGAAATACATCACCAAGGGCAGTGGGGAACGGTCTGTGACGATCACTGGGGATTCAGGGAAGCTACAGTTGTATGCAGGATGCTGAATTTCACCGGAGCGCAATACGCTGTCAGACAAGCATATTTTGGAGAAGGAAACGCTTCGTACCCAATTTGGTTGGACAATGTCAAGTGCCGTGGTGATGAAGAAAGCATTGCGGCTTGCAGATACCGTGGGTGGGATATGCATGATTGCAGTCATTATGAGGACGCTGGAGTTATTTGCTACAACGGTTCGATACCACCCACGGAAG gTCCAACATTAGCCCAGGGACCTCATCCAG AGCTTAGAGTTCGTTTGAGAGATGGCCCAACATCCAACCAAGGACGAGTTGAATTGTACTTGAATGGCACCTGGGGAACAATATGCGATGATTACTGGGGAATAGAAGAGGCAGATGTTATTTGTCGCATGCTGGGTTATTCCGAAGGAGCTTGGAGCACTCACTGTTGCTCTTGGTATGTTGGTTGGTCAACACCCGCGCAAATCTGGTTGGATGATGTTCACTGCGCGGGAGGTGAAGAGAGTATCGCCGAATGTCGTCATGGCGGATGGGGAAGTCACAATTGCTATCACGGGGAGGACGTAGGAGTGGTATGCAAGTATACTCCACCAGCAGCTCCAG ATCAAATTGTGAGGCTAGCTGATGGTTATAGACCCGGAGAAGGAAGActagaaatatttcacgatgGACACTGGGGAACTGTGTGCGATGATTACTGGGATCTTCATGACGCACAAGTCGTTTGTCGTCAACTTGGTCACGGAAGAGCTCATCTTGCTCCGAAATACAGCTTGTTTGGCGTTGGAAATGGACATATATGGCTGGATAACGTACATTGTCTTGGCAATGAAAGCTCTATTGTGGATTGTCCTCATAATGGATGGAATGACCATAACTGCATCCACTATGAAGATGCATCTGTCGTTTGCTCAAATGTAACTGCTGAAAACCTCG CTGTTTCCAATGATTTCTTACTTGCTTGTGAGGAAGGTCGCAGAGTGTGCTACGTGATGTCATTGCCTCTGCAGCAGCATGCAACTCCACCGATGCTACCACCTGACTTATTTTATTCTCCAGTCGGGGTATCGTATGATCCATTTGAAAAACTAATGTACTGGACCGATACAAATGGAAACATTCGAAAATCGCACCTGAACGATAGCCTTCCTCAGTATGTGCTACCAAGGCCGATGAGACAACCGATGGGTCTTGATATTGACATCGTTGCACGAAACATCTACGTTGCTGAAGAAGGCGGAAACAAAATTCGAGTTATTGCCATAAATGGTTCTGATCTAGCAGACTTAATCGACGTGGATTCTCCGCAAGGAATTGCTTTAGATAGCTTGTCAGG GGTCATGTACTTTTCATCGGTTGGTGCCGATGTGAAAATCTATAAAGCAGATATGGATGGTAAAAACCAAGTCGTTCTCGCGAATTTCCCAAAAACTGCACCTACCTTGGTTGACGTGGCTTTATATAAGCCTGGGAAGCGACTGTTCTTTTCTGATCAGTACAATAATCTGATACGGTACATTGAACTGGAGACTCTCGAGGGTCGCACATTCTCCTCTGGTACTCATCATCCAAGATTCCTAACAGTGTACAACCACACCCTTTTCTGGACCGCTGATGGAGACGGACAGTTCTCAGGAACTATATTTATGGCCAAGGCGACTGGTGGGAGTATGCCGGAAATGATGATTGATGGGTTTTGGAATCCATCTGGTATATACGCGTTTAACTCCAATGCATCTCAAGGAACAG TATTTAGCAGTATTAGTACTGAAAAGCCCCCTTAG